From Coffea arabica cultivar ET-39 chromosome 2e, Coffea Arabica ET-39 HiFi, whole genome shotgun sequence, the proteins below share one genomic window:
- the LOC113732457 gene encoding probable amidase At4g34880: MDSWLLFVLSMTTLGLSHNAEGSPFSFREATVHDIRIALDHNRLTSQDLVEFYLEEIRRLNPVLNGVIEVNPEALYLAHKADQDRKAKKPGSVTGLAGIPILLKDNIATKDKLNTTAGSYVLLGSIVPQDAGVVKKLRKAGAIILGKASMTEWAAYRSNNVPNGWNARRGQSVNPYLKSADPCGSSTGSATSVAANMAAVTLGTETSGSILCPSSSNSVVGIKPTVGLTSRAGVVPISPRQDTVGPICRTVSDAVYVLDAIVGFDPDDAVATKKASKYIPRGGYLQFLKSNGLEGKRLGIPRYSFVGFSNSSEELIAFEPHFHILRQRGAVLVDIVDTASFDTITASMYSDQFKAMNVEFKLALNAYLKQLIASPVRSLADAIVFNKKHSKLERIEEYGQDIFEAAEKTHGIGRMERGLLLNLTRASKNGFEKLMKENKLDALVTPKYNIIYAISAGGYPGINVPAGYSPDGTPYGISFGGLKGSEPKLIEIAYDFEQATKIRKPPPL; encoded by the exons ATGGATAGTTGGCTACTATTTGTTTTGAGTATGACTACTCTTGGCCTTAGTCATAATGCTGAGGGAAGTCCATTCTCATTCAGAGAAGCTACTGTACATgatattaggattgccttgGATCATAACCGACTCACTTCTCAGGATTTGGTTGAATTCTACCTAGAAGAGATTAGGAGACTAAATCCAGTTCTTAATGGAGTCATAGAAGTGAATCCAGAAGCTCTATATTTAGCCCACAAGGCAGACCAGGATCGAAAGGCTAAGAAGCCAGGATCGGTGACAGGACTGGCTGGTATTCCGATTCTGCTCAAAGACAACATTGCAACCAAGGACAAGCTTAACACTACAGCTGGATCTTATGTACTTCTTGGATCAATTGTACCTCAGGACGCAGGGGTCGTTAAGAAGCTAAGGAAGGCTGGTGCAATTATATTAGGAAAGGCTAGCATGACAGAATGGGCTGCATACAGATCAAACAATGTGCCTAATGGTTGGAATGCTAGACGTGGCCAAAGTGTG AATCCATACCTTAAATCTGCTGATCCATGTGGCTCAAGCACCGGTTCTGCAACATCAGTAGCAGCAAATATGGCTGCAGTTACACTGGGTACAGAAACATCTGGATCCATTTTATGCCCTTCTAGTTCCAATTCGGTTGTGGGAATCAAACCAACTGTAGGGCTCACAAGTCGAGCTGGTGTTGTCCCCATCTCGCCTCGACAGGATACTGTTGG GCCGATATGCCGGACTGTCTCTGATGCAGTGTATGTTCTTGATGCCATTGTTGGATTTGATCCTGATGATGCAGTAGCAACCAAAAAAGCTTCCAAGTATATTCCTCGTGGAGGCTATTTGCAATTTCTTAAGTCTAATGGACTTGAGGGAAAGAGACTGGGGATTCCAAGGTACTCCTTTGTAGGATTCAGCAACTCCTCCGAAGAATTGATAGCTTTTGAACCTCACTTCCACATTCTAAG GCAACGAGGTGCAGTATTGGTAGACATTGTGGATACAGCCAGCTTCGACACCATCACAGCTTCAATGTACAGTGACCAAttcaaagccatgaatgtggaATTCAAGCTGGCATTAAATGCTTATCTAAAGCAGTTGATTGCCTCTCCTGTGCGATCCCTAGCCGATGCAATAGTCTTTAATAAGAAACACTCAAAGTTG GAAAGGATAGAAGAATACGGGCAAGATATATTTGAGGCAGCAGAGAAAACCCATGGCATTGGCAGAATGGAAAGGGGACTACTTCTTAATTTAACTAGAGCGTCCAAAAATGGATTCGAGAAGTTGATGAAGGAAAATAAATTGGATGCCTTAGTGACACCTAAATACAATATTATCTATGCTATTTCTGCAGGAGGATACCCTGGAATAAATGTTCCAGCAGGTTATAGCCCTGATGGCACCCCATATGGCATTTCTTTTGGAGGGCTGAAAGGATCAGAGCCAAAACTGATAGAGATAGCATACGACTTTGAGCAAGCCACAAAGATCAGGAAGCCACCTCCTCTCTGA
- the LOC113732458 gene encoding probable amidase At4g34880 — protein sequence MDIALLLFWSTTILGLSHNAEGSLFSIREATVHDIRIALDHNRLTSRELVEFYLKEIRRLNPVLNGVIEVNPDALHLARKADQDRKAKKPGSMTGLAGIPILLKDNIATKDKLNTTAGSYALLGSVVPQDAGVVKKLRRAGAIILGKASMTEWAGARSSGVPNGWNARRGQSVNPYLKSAYPCGSSTGSAISVAANMVAVTLGTETAGSILCPSSYNSVVGIKPTVGLTSRAGVVPFSPRQDTVGPICRTVSDAVYVLDAIVGFDPDDAVATKKASKYIPHRGYLQFLKSNGLKGKRLGIPRYSFVGFSNSSVALKAFETHFRVLRQRGAVLVDIVDTASFDTIIISMLNDESKALIVEFKLALNAYLKQLITSPVRSLADAIIFNKNHSKLEKIKEYGQDIFEAAEKTNGIGIPERQLLLNLTRASKNGFEKLMKENKLDALVTPISTIVSAISAGGYPGINVPAGYDTDGTPYGISFGGLKGSEPKLIEIAYDFEQATKIRKPPPL from the exons ATGGATATAGCGCTACTACTTTTCTGGAGTACTACTATTCTTGGCCTTAGCCATAATGCTGAAGGAAGTCTATTCTCAATCAGAGAAGCTACTGTGCATgatattaggattgccttgGATCATAACAGACTCACTTCTCGGGAATTGGTGGAATTCTACCTCAAAGAGATTAGGAGACTAAATCCAGTTCTTAATGGAGTCATAGAAGTGAATCCGGATGCTCTGCATTTAGCCCGCAAGGCAGACCAGGATCGAAAAGCTAAGAAGCCAGGCTCCATGACAGGACTAGCTGGTATCCCAATTCTGCTCAAGGATAACATTGCAACCAAGGACAAGCTTAACACAACAGCTGGATCTTATGCACTTCTGGGATCAGTTGTACCTCAAGATGCAGGGGTGGTCAAGAAGCTAAGGAGGGCTGGTGCAATCATCTTAGGAAAGGCTAGCATGACAGAATGGGCTGGTGCCAGGTCATCAGGTGTGCCTAACGGTTGGAATGCTAGACGTGGCCAAAGTGTG AATCCGTACCTTAAATCTGCTTATCCATGTGGATCAAGCACCGGATCAGCAATATCAGTAGCAGCAAATATGGTTGCAGTCACACTAGGTACAGAAACAGCTGGATCCATTTTATGCCCTTCTAGTTATAATTCAGTCGTGGGGATCAAACCTACTGTAGGGCTAACAAGTCGAGCCGGTGTTGTCCCTTTTTCACCTCGACAGGATACGGTTGG GCCAATATGCAGGACAGTTTCAGATGCAGTGTATGTTCTTGATGCCATTGTTGGATTTGATCCTGATGATGCAGTAGCAACCAAAAAAGCTTCAAAGTATATTCCTCATCGAGGTTATTTGCAATTTCTCAAGTCTAATGGACTTAAGGGAAAGAGATTGGGGATTCCAAGGTACTCCTTTGTGGGATTCAGCAACTCTTCTGTAGCACTGAAAGCTTTTGAAACTCACTTCCGCGTTCTAAG GCAACGAGGTGCAGTATTGGTTGACATTGTGGATACAGCCAGCTTCGACACCATCATAATTTCAATGTTAAATGACGAATCCAAAGCCTTGATTGTGGAATTCAAGCTGGCACTAAATGCTTATCTAAAGCAGTTGATCACCTCTCCTGTGCGATCTCTAGCTGATGCAATAATCTTCAATAAGAATCACTCGAAGTTG GAAAAGATAAAAGAGTACGGACAAGATATATTTGAGGCGGCAGAGAAAACCAATGGCATTGGCATACCGGAAAGGCAACTACTGCTTAATTTAACTAGAGCGTCCAAAAATGGATTTGAGAAGTTGATGAAGGAAAATAAATTGGACGCCTTAGTGACACCTATTAGCACAATTGTATCTGCTATTTCCGCCGGAGGATACCCTGGAATAAATGTTCCAGCAGGTTATGACACTGACGGCACCCCATATGGCATTTCCTTTGGAGGGCTAAAAGGATCGGAACCAAAACTGATAGAGATCGCATATGACTTTGAGCAAGCCACAAAGATCAGGAAGCCACCTCCTCTGTGA